From the genome of bacterium, one region includes:
- a CDS encoding glutathione S-transferase family protein yields MGEEATTLYGTPLSLYTGKARSYLIKNGLPYREVTPATSHYSQHVAKRAQRVTMPTIETAEGVVVRDGAAIVEYFESQAGHPATPSGPRQRIVSGLLDAIGMEGLLRPAMHYRWNFPEENHDFLLFHFASLAPPDKDSGEFAEQAMGRMRQAAMAFGVVPDTIKGIEARYLALMEVLDQHFADFPYLLGGRPCTGDFSLIAPLYGHLGRDPKPLSLMQSKAVHLFRWVERMNRPEPDCGEFVKEGEVQFGDAFAPNDEIPETLVAVLRQIAIDFVPETIAAADFINTWLDAQSDLPSGTPLERGMGLATFEVQGASINALAQPYRFYLLSRAQADFASLSPTEQSGVEQVLDRCNLLPILDTRLTRTIGREDNLEVWD; encoded by the coding sequence ATGGGCGAGGAGGCGACCACTCTCTACGGGACACCGCTATCCCTCTACACCGGCAAGGCGCGTAGCTATCTGATCAAGAACGGTCTGCCGTATCGAGAAGTCACGCCCGCGACGTCCCATTATTCGCAACACGTTGCAAAGAGAGCGCAGCGCGTCACGATGCCGACGATCGAAACTGCCGAGGGCGTCGTCGTCCGAGACGGCGCCGCGATCGTCGAGTACTTCGAGTCCCAGGCCGGGCACCCCGCAACGCCTTCGGGACCTCGTCAGCGGATCGTCAGTGGTCTGCTCGATGCGATCGGGATGGAAGGGCTCTTGCGCCCCGCCATGCACTACCGCTGGAACTTTCCCGAAGAGAACCATGACTTCCTGTTGTTTCATTTTGCCTCGCTCGCGCCTCCTGATAAGGATTCGGGTGAATTTGCCGAGCAGGCCATGGGACGGATGCGCCAGGCCGCGATGGCGTTCGGGGTCGTTCCCGACACCATCAAGGGCATCGAAGCGCGCTACCTGGCGTTGATGGAGGTACTCGATCAACACTTCGCGGACTTTCCGTACTTGTTGGGCGGACGGCCCTGCACCGGCGACTTCAGCTTGATCGCGCCTCTATACGGCCACCTCGGCCGGGACCCAAAACCTCTGTCGCTCATGCAATCGAAGGCGGTTCATCTGTTTCGCTGGGTCGAGCGAATGAATCGACCCGAACCGGACTGCGGAGAGTTCGTGAAGGAGGGCGAGGTCCAGTTCGGCGATGCCTTTGCCCCAAACGATGAAATTCCGGAAACGCTCGTAGCGGTCTTGCGCCAGATCGCTATCGATTTCGTTCCCGAGACGATCGCGGCCGCCGACTTCATCAATACGTGGTTGGACGCACAATCCGATCTGCCTTCCGGCACGCCGCTCGAACGAGGCATGGGACTCGCGACCTTCGAAGTGCAGGGCGCTTCCATCAACGCCCTCGCGCAGCCCTATCGTTTCTATCTTCTCAGCCGGGCGCAGGCGGACTTCGCCTCGCTATCGCCGACCGAGCAATCCGGGGTCGAGCAGGTTCTCGATCGGTGCAATCTCTTGCCCATCCTCGATACGCGCCTGACGCGAACGATCGGACGTGAGGACAACCTCGAGGTCTGGGATTAG
- a CDS encoding peroxiredoxin family protein translates to MRRWEELRPEFDERGVAILTVSTDTPKELAKGHRKHGLGATMLSDRELDVTDRFGLRNEGIHSGPPPPIGAKALPVPTSLLVDANGQVLWMDQSENYQRRSDPDYVLAALHKHLDR, encoded by the coding sequence TTGCGGCGATGGGAAGAACTCCGACCCGAATTCGATGAGCGCGGTGTCGCGATCCTCACGGTCAGTACAGACACCCCAAAGGAACTCGCGAAGGGGCACCGCAAACACGGACTCGGCGCCACCATGCTATCGGACCGAGAACTCGACGTAACCGATCGCTTCGGTCTGCGAAACGAAGGAATTCACTCGGGACCGCCGCCACCCATAGGCGCGAAGGCGTTACCCGTTCCTACGTCTCTTTTGGTCGATGCGAACGGCCAGGTGTTGTGGATGGACCAGTCGGAAAACTACCAGCGACGCTCGGATCCCGACTACGTACTCGCAGCCCTGCACAAGCACCTGGATCGCTAG